One part of the Phragmites australis chromosome 3, lpPhrAust1.1, whole genome shotgun sequence genome encodes these proteins:
- the LOC133911946 gene encoding allene oxide synthase 2-like has product MASSEGSSAPRPVPGAYGLPVIGAVRDRLDFYYFQGQDKYFESRVEKYGSTVVRINVPPGPFMARDPRVVAVLDAKSFPVLFDVTKVEKKNLFTGTYMPSTSLTGGYRVCSYLDPSEPTHAKVKQMLFSLLLSRKDAVIPAFRSNFSSLLATVESQLAQGGKAEFNKLNDVTSFDFIGDAYFGVRPSATELGAGGPTKAAKWLIWQLHPLVTLGLPMILEEPLLHTFPLPPFLVKGDYKALYKYFSTAGKHVLDTAESLGLSREEACHNLLFATTFNSYGGLKVLFPGVLANVANAGQKLHEKLVAEIRTAVEEAGGKVTLAALEKMELTKSVVWEALRLDPPVKFQYGHAKTDLQIESHDAVFQVKKGEMLFGYQPLATKDNRVFGPTAKEFVPDRFVGEEGSKLLKYVYWSNGRETENPSVDNKQCPGKNFVVLVGRLFLVELFLRYDTFTAKVGTELLGTSVVFTGVTKATSGPGSM; this is encoded by the coding sequence ATGGCGAGCTCCGAGGGTTCCAGCGCCCCGCGGCCCGTGCCGGGCGCATACGGGCTGCCGGTGATCGGTGCCGTGCGCGACCGCCTCGACTTCTACTACTTCCAGGGTCAGGACAAGTACTTCGAGTCTCGCGTCGAGAAGTATGGCTCCACCGTCGTCCGCATTAACGTCCCGCCGGGTCCCTTCATGGCGCGAGACCCGCGCGTGGTCGCGGTCCTCGACGCCAAGAGCTTCcccgtcctcttcgacgtcacCAAGGTCGAGAAGAAGAACCTCTTCACGGGCACCTACATGCCCTCCACCTCCCTCACCGGCGGCTACCGCGTCTGCTCCTACCTCGACCCGTCCGAGCCCACCCACGCCAAGGTCAAGCAGATGCTCTTCTCCCTCCTGCTTTCCCGCAAGGACGCCGTCATCCCGGCCTTCCGCTCCAACTTCTCCTCGCTCCTCGCCACCGTCGAGTCGCAGCTCGCGCAGGGCGGCAAGGCCGAGTTCAACAAGCTCAACGACGTCACCTCGTTTGACTTCATTGGCGACGCCTACTTCGGCGTGCGCCCCTCAGCGACCGAACTCGGCGCCGGCGGGCCGACCAAGGCGGCCAAGTGGCTGATCTGGCAGCTCCACCCCCTCGTCACGCTCGGCCTTCCCATGATCCTTGAGGAGCCGCTCCTCCACACGTTTCCCCTCCCGCCCTTCCTCGTCAAAGGCGACTACAAGGCGCTGTACAAGTACTTCTCGACCGCCGGGAAGCATGTACTCGACACCGCCGAGAGCCTCGGCCTGTCGCGGGAGGAGGCCTGCCACAACCTGCTGTTCGCGACGACGTTCAACAGCTACGGCGGCCTGAAGGTGCTTTTCCCGGGGGTCCTGGCGAACGTCGCCAACGCCGGCCAGAAGCTCCACGAGAAGCTCGTGGCGGAGATCCGCACCGCCGTGGAGGAAGCCGGCGGCAAGGTCACTCTCGCGGCGCTGGAGAAGATGGAGCTGACCAAGTCCGTGGTGTGGGAGGCGCTGCGTCTGGACCCGCCCGTGAAGTTCCAGTACGGGCACGCCAAGACCGACCTGCAGATCGAGAGCCACGACGCGGTGTTCCAGGTCAAGAAGGGCGAGATGCTGTTCGGCTACCAGCCGCTGGCCACCAAGGACAACCGCGTGTTCGGACCCACGGCGAAGGAGTTCGTGCCCGACCGGTTCGTCGGCGAAGAGGGCAGCAAGCTGCTGAAGTACGTGTACTGGTCCAACGGCCGTGAGACCGAGAACCCAAGCGTTGACAACAAGCAGTGCCCGGGCAAGAACTTCGTGGTGCTCGTCGGCAGGCTCTTCCTCGTCGAGCTGTTCCTCCGTTACGACACCTTCACCGCCAAGGTTGGCACAGAACTGCTCGGCACCAGTGTGGTCTTCACCGGCGTGACGAAAGCTACTTCCGGTCCTGGTTCTATGTAA